From a region of the Oryza sativa Japonica Group chromosome 6, ASM3414082v1 genome:
- the LOC4340089 gene encoding protein arginine N-methyltransferase PRMT10, producing MASLPNGAASASASAAGGGPAVVDKEVDFANYFCTYSYLYHQKEMLCDRVRMDAYHSAVFRNAHHFRGKVVLDVGTGSGILAIWSAQAGARKVYAVEATNMAEHARELARANDVADIVEVIQGSMEDVVLPEKVDVIISEWMGYFLLRESMFDSVICARDRWLKPDGVMYPSHARMWLAPIRSDLAENKMEDLEIAMHDWNLFVEDTESYYGVNMNVLTKAYRAEHEKYYLKSAIWNNLHPNQVIGQAAVIKEIDCLTATVDEIREVRAQVTMPIKLDMTRLAALAGWFDVHFRGSKQNPATQEVELSTAPDVNGGTHWGQQVFLLTPPLKVNEGDNVKVSFTMVRSKENHRLMDMEFTYELHESSGKQLPAITTKIYLE from the exons atggCGTCCCTCCCcaacggcgccgcctccgcctccgcctccgccgccggcggaggcccGGCGGTGGTCGACAAGGAGGTGGACTTCGCCAACTACTTCTGCACCTACTCCTACCTCTACCACCAGAAGGAGATGCTCTGCGACCGCGTCCGGATGGACGCCTACCACTCCGCCGTCTTCCGCAACGCCCACCACTTCCGCGGCAAG GTGGTTCTTGATGTGGGTACCGGGAGTGGCATCCTCGCCATCTGGAGCGCGCAGGCTGGCGCCAGGAAGGTGTACGCCGTGGAGGCCACCAATATGGCGGAGCACGCGCGCGAGCTCGCGCGGGCTAACGACGTCGCCGACATCGTCGAGGTGATACAGGGGTCCATGGAGGACGTTGTGTTGCCAGAGAAAG TTGATGTCATTATATCGGAGTGGATGGGCTACTTTCTATTGAGGGAATCGATGTTTGATTCTGTCATTTGTGCGCGTGATCGTTGGTTGAAGCCAGACGGTGTAAT GTATCCCAGTCATGCTCGGATGTGGCTAGCACCAATAAGGAGTGATCTGGCTGAAAATAAGATGGAAGATCTTGAGATTGCTATGCATGACTGGAATCTATTTGTTGAGGATACCGAGTCTTATTATGGGGTCAACATGAATGTTTTGACAAAGGCATACCGTGCAGAACATGAAAAATACTATCTTAAG TCTGCCATATGGAATAATCTTCATCCAAACCAAGTTATAGGGCAAGCTGCTGTTATTAAGGAAATTGATTGCTTGACAGCAACGGTTGATGAGATTCGAGAAGTTCGAGCACAGGTTACAATGCCAATCAAGCTGGATATGACAAGATTAGCAGCTCTTGCTGGATGGTTTGATGTTCATTTTCGA GGTAGTAAGCAAAACCCTGCAACTCAAGAAGTTGAGTTAAGCACAGCTCCTGATGTGAATGGTGGCACTCACTGGGGCCAGCAG GTATTCTTGCTGACTCCGCCTCTGAAAGTAAACGAAGGGGACAATGTTAAAGTTTCTTTCACAATGGTTCGCTCAAAAGAGAATCATCGGCTCATGGATATGGAGTTCACATATGAATTGCATGAGTCATCTGGCAAGCAGCTTCCCGCAATCACAACCAAGATTTACTTAGAATAG
- the LOC4340090 gene encoding probable 1-deoxy-D-xylulose-5-phosphate synthase, chloroplastic isoform X1 has translation MGGRYLHSPPAVNLICEESTFVRSTSCCLHSCLCLRCKTSNLKPCRTLVFNMPSRRFNRRVAALPDVDDFFWEKDPTPILDTIDAPIHLKNLSSKELKQLAGEVRSEISFIMSRKCQPCNTGHSVVELAIAIHYVFNAPMDKILWDAGQHTYAHKILTGRRSLFHTIKQRKGLSGFTSRFESEYDPFGAGHGCNSLSAGLGMAVARDLGGRKNRIVTVISNWTTMAGQVYEAMGHAGFLDSNMVVILNDSRHTLLPKADSQSKMSINALSSALSKVQSSKGFRKFREAAKGLSKWFGKGMHEFAAKIDEYARGMIGPHGATLFEELGLYYIGPIDGNNIDDLICVLKEVSTLDSTGPVLVHVITENEKDSGGEFNSEITPDEEGPPDSSQDILKFLENGLSRTYNDCFVESLIAEAENDKHIVVVHGGMGIDRSIQLFQSRFPDRFFDLGIAEQHAVTFSAGLACGGLKPFCIIPSTFLQRAYDQIVEDVDMQKIPVRFAITSAGLVGSEGPTNSGPFDITFMSCLPNMIVMSPSNEDELIDMVATAAMVEDRPICFRYPKGAIVGTSGTLAYGNPLEIGKGEILAEGKEIAFLGYGDVVQRCLIARSLLFNFGIQATVANARFCKPLDIDLIRMLCQQHDFLITVEEGTVGGFGSHVSQFISLDGLLDGKIKWRPIVLPDRYIEHASLTEQLDMAGLTAHHIAATALTLLGRHRDALLLMK, from the exons ATGGGTGGGAGATATCTGCATTCTCCACCTGCTGTTAATTTAATCTGTGAGGAATCAACTTTTGTGCGCTCAACAAGTTGCTGTCTCCACTCTTGTCTGTGTTTGAGATGCAAAACATCGAATTTGAAGCCATGTCGAACACTGGTGTTCAATATGCCATCAAGG CGCTTCAATAGAAGAGTGGCTGCGCTGCCAGATGTCGATGATTTCTTTTGGGAGAAGGATCCAACTCCAATCCTGGACACGATCGATGCACCCATCCATTTGAAAAATCTATCTAGTAAG GAGTTAAAGCAACTAGCTGGTGAAGTTCGATCGGAGATATCTTTCATAATGTCGAGGAAATGCCAACCATGTAACACTGGACATTCTGTTGTGGAGCTCGCTATTGCTATACATTATGTCTTCAATGCCCCAATGGATAAGATATTATGGGATGCTGGTCAGCAT ACATATGCACACAAGATTCTCACAGGAAGGCGCTCACTCTTTCATACTATTAAGCAAAGAAAGGGGCTTTCAGGTTTCACATCCCGTTTCGAGAGCGAATATGATCCCTTTGGTGCAGGACATGGATGCAATAGTCTCTCCGCAGGCCTTG GGATGGCAGTCGCAAGGGATCTAGGTGGGAGGAAAAACCGAATAGTAACAGTTATAAGTAACTGGACAACTATGGCTGGTCAGGTGTATGAGGCAATGGGTCATGCCGGTTTCCTTGATTCTAACATGGTAGTGATTTTAAATGACAGCCGGCACACCTTGCTTCCTAAAGCAGATAGCCAATCAAAGATGTCTATTAATGCCCTCTCTAGTGCTCTGAGCAAGGTTCAATCCAGCAAAGGATTTAGAAAGTTTAGGGAGGCTGCAAAG GGACTTTCCAAATGGTTTGGTAAAGGGATGCATGAATTTGCTGCCAAAATTGATGAGTATGCCCGTGGTATGATAGGTCCTCATGGAGCAACTCTTTTTGAAGAACTTGGATTATATTATATTGGGCCTATTGATGGGAATAACATTGATGATCTCATTTGTGTACTCAAGGAGGTTTCTACTCTAGATTCTACCGGCCCAGTACTTGTGCATGTAATCACTGAGAATGAAAAAGACTCAGGTGGAGAATTTAATAGTGAGATTACTCCCGACGAGGAAG GGCCTCCAGACTCAAGCCAAGACATTCTAAAGTTTTTAGAAAATGGTCTTTctaggacatataatgattGCTTTGTAGAATCACTAATAGCAGAAGCAGAGAATGACAAGCATATTGTGGTGGTTCATGGAGGCATGGGAATAGATCGATCAATCCAATTATTTCAGTCCAGATTTCCGGACAGATTTTTCGATTTGGGTATCGCCGAGCAACATGCTGTTACGTTTTCTGCTGGTTTGGCATGCGGAGGCTTAAAGCCTTTCTGCATAATTCCATCCACCTTTCTCCAGCGAGCATATGATCAG ATAGTCGAAGATGTGGACATGCAAAAGATACCAGTTCGCTTTGCAATCACAAGTGCAGGTCTGGTGGGATCTGAAGGCCCGACTAACTCAGGACCATTTGATATTACATTCATGTCATGCCTGCCAAACATGATCGTCATGTCACCATCTAATGAGGATGAACTTATTGACATGGTGGCAACAGCTGCAATGGTTGAGGACAGACCCATTTGCTTCCGGTATCCCAAGGGTGCCATCGTTGGGACTAGTGGCACTTTAGCATATGGGAATCCACTTGAG ATTGGTAAAGGAGAGATTCTTGCTGAGGGGAAAGAGATAGCTTTTCTTGGTTATGGTGATGTGGTCCAGAGATGCTTGATAGCTCGATCTCTTCTGTTCAACTTTGGCATCCAGGCAACTGTTGCTAATGCGAGATTTTGCAAGCCACTTGACATTGATCTGATAAGAATGTTGTGCCAGCAACACGATTTCCTAATCACCGTGGAAGAAGGAACGGTTGGTGGTTTTGGCTCACACGTCTCGCAATTTATTTCACTCGATGGGTTGCTTGATGGCAAAATAAAG TGGCGACCCATTGTACTACCAGACAGGTACATCGAACACGCTTCGCTCACAGAGCAGCTCGACATGGCTGGGTTGACTGCTCATCACATCGCAGCAACCGCACTGACCCTTTTAGGGCGACACCGAGACGCACTTTTGTTGATGAAGTAA
- the LOC4340090 gene encoding probable 1-deoxy-D-xylulose-5-phosphate synthase, chloroplastic isoform X2 — translation MSRKCQPCNTGHSVVELAIAIHYVFNAPMDKILWDAGQHTYAHKILTGRRSLFHTIKQRKGLSGFTSRFESEYDPFGAGHGCNSLSAGLGMAVARDLGGRKNRIVTVISNWTTMAGQVYEAMGHAGFLDSNMVVILNDSRHTLLPKADSQSKMSINALSSALSKVQSSKGFRKFREAAKGLSKWFGKGMHEFAAKIDEYARGMIGPHGATLFEELGLYYIGPIDGNNIDDLICVLKEVSTLDSTGPVLVHVITENEKDSGGEFNSEITPDEEGPPDSSQDILKFLENGLSRTYNDCFVESLIAEAENDKHIVVVHGGMGIDRSIQLFQSRFPDRFFDLGIAEQHAVTFSAGLACGGLKPFCIIPSTFLQRAYDQIVEDVDMQKIPVRFAITSAGLVGSEGPTNSGPFDITFMSCLPNMIVMSPSNEDELIDMVATAAMVEDRPICFRYPKGAIVGTSGTLAYGNPLEIGKGEILAEGKEIAFLGYGDVVQRCLIARSLLFNFGIQATVANARFCKPLDIDLIRMLCQQHDFLITVEEGTVGGFGSHVSQFISLDGLLDGKIKWRPIVLPDRYIEHASLTEQLDMAGLTAHHIAATALTLLGRHRDALLLMK, via the exons ATGTCGAGGAAATGCCAACCATGTAACACTGGACATTCTGTTGTGGAGCTCGCTATTGCTATACATTATGTCTTCAATGCCCCAATGGATAAGATATTATGGGATGCTGGTCAGCAT ACATATGCACACAAGATTCTCACAGGAAGGCGCTCACTCTTTCATACTATTAAGCAAAGAAAGGGGCTTTCAGGTTTCACATCCCGTTTCGAGAGCGAATATGATCCCTTTGGTGCAGGACATGGATGCAATAGTCTCTCCGCAGGCCTTG GGATGGCAGTCGCAAGGGATCTAGGTGGGAGGAAAAACCGAATAGTAACAGTTATAAGTAACTGGACAACTATGGCTGGTCAGGTGTATGAGGCAATGGGTCATGCCGGTTTCCTTGATTCTAACATGGTAGTGATTTTAAATGACAGCCGGCACACCTTGCTTCCTAAAGCAGATAGCCAATCAAAGATGTCTATTAATGCCCTCTCTAGTGCTCTGAGCAAGGTTCAATCCAGCAAAGGATTTAGAAAGTTTAGGGAGGCTGCAAAG GGACTTTCCAAATGGTTTGGTAAAGGGATGCATGAATTTGCTGCCAAAATTGATGAGTATGCCCGTGGTATGATAGGTCCTCATGGAGCAACTCTTTTTGAAGAACTTGGATTATATTATATTGGGCCTATTGATGGGAATAACATTGATGATCTCATTTGTGTACTCAAGGAGGTTTCTACTCTAGATTCTACCGGCCCAGTACTTGTGCATGTAATCACTGAGAATGAAAAAGACTCAGGTGGAGAATTTAATAGTGAGATTACTCCCGACGAGGAAG GGCCTCCAGACTCAAGCCAAGACATTCTAAAGTTTTTAGAAAATGGTCTTTctaggacatataatgattGCTTTGTAGAATCACTAATAGCAGAAGCAGAGAATGACAAGCATATTGTGGTGGTTCATGGAGGCATGGGAATAGATCGATCAATCCAATTATTTCAGTCCAGATTTCCGGACAGATTTTTCGATTTGGGTATCGCCGAGCAACATGCTGTTACGTTTTCTGCTGGTTTGGCATGCGGAGGCTTAAAGCCTTTCTGCATAATTCCATCCACCTTTCTCCAGCGAGCATATGATCAG ATAGTCGAAGATGTGGACATGCAAAAGATACCAGTTCGCTTTGCAATCACAAGTGCAGGTCTGGTGGGATCTGAAGGCCCGACTAACTCAGGACCATTTGATATTACATTCATGTCATGCCTGCCAAACATGATCGTCATGTCACCATCTAATGAGGATGAACTTATTGACATGGTGGCAACAGCTGCAATGGTTGAGGACAGACCCATTTGCTTCCGGTATCCCAAGGGTGCCATCGTTGGGACTAGTGGCACTTTAGCATATGGGAATCCACTTGAG ATTGGTAAAGGAGAGATTCTTGCTGAGGGGAAAGAGATAGCTTTTCTTGGTTATGGTGATGTGGTCCAGAGATGCTTGATAGCTCGATCTCTTCTGTTCAACTTTGGCATCCAGGCAACTGTTGCTAATGCGAGATTTTGCAAGCCACTTGACATTGATCTGATAAGAATGTTGTGCCAGCAACACGATTTCCTAATCACCGTGGAAGAAGGAACGGTTGGTGGTTTTGGCTCACACGTCTCGCAATTTATTTCACTCGATGGGTTGCTTGATGGCAAAATAAAG TGGCGACCCATTGTACTACCAGACAGGTACATCGAACACGCTTCGCTCACAGAGCAGCTCGACATGGCTGGGTTGACTGCTCATCACATCGCAGCAACCGCACTGACCCTTTTAGGGCGACACCGAGACGCACTTTTGTTGATGAAGTAA
- the LOC4340091 gene encoding superoxide dismutase [Fe] 2, chloroplastic isoform X1: MAAFASALRVLPSPPAAVPRRLRSREQRQGCRSRRYSKVVAYYALTTPPYKLDALEPYISKRTVELHWGKHQQDYVDSLNKQLATSMFYGYTLEELIKEAYNNGNPLPEYNNAAQVWNHHFFWESMQPEGGGSPGRGVLQQIEKDFGSFTNFREEFIRSALSLLGSGWVWLVLKRKERKFSVVHTQNAISPLALGDIPLINLDLWEHAYYLDYKDDRRMYVTNFIDHLVSWDTVTLRMMRAEAFVNLGEPNIPVA; this comes from the exons atggCGGCTTTCGCCTCCGCTCTCCGCGttctcccctcgccgccggctgcggTGCCTCGTCGGCTTCGCTCG AGAGAACAAAGGCAGGGCTGTAGATCTCGAAGGTATTCAAAAGTCGTGGCTTACTACGCTCTCACTACTCCGCCGTATAAACTT GATGCCCTGGAACCTTATATTAGCAAGAGGACAGTTGAACTTCACTGGGGTAAGCATCAGCAAGACTATGTGGATAGCTTGAATAAGCAGCTTGCTACCAGCATGTTCTATGGGTACACTCTGGAGGAACTAATAAAAGAAGCATACAACAACGGCAACCCATTACCAGAATATAATAATGCAGCACAG GTATGGAACCATCACTTCTTCTGGGAATCAATGCAGCCAGAAGGTGGTGGGTCACCAGGGCGAGGTGTCCTGCAGCAGATAGAGAAGGATTTTGGCTCTTTTACTAATTTTAGGGAAGAGTTTATACGCTCAGCATTATCACTTTTGGGGTCTGGCTGGGTTTGGCTTGTCT TGAAGAgaaaagaacgaaaattttcggtAGTCCATACACAAAATGCCATCAGTCCACTTGCACTTGGTGATATT CCACTCATCAATCTAGACTTGTGGGAG CATGCTTACTACTTGGATTACAAG GATGACAGGCGAATGTATGTTACAAACTTTATCGACCATCTTGTCTCTTGGGATACTGTCACTCTACGCATGATGCGCGCTGAGGCTTTTGTGAACCTTGGTGAACCAAATATCCCAGTTGCATGA